The Drosophila biarmipes strain raj3 chromosome 2L, RU_DBia_V1.1, whole genome shotgun sequence genome has a window encoding:
- the LOC108029238 gene encoding uncharacterized protein LOC108029238 isoform X1, with product MSQSEMNSTRLPSGTEAKIRKNSKDRVLKPPTRSSKLRRQFQCCIAKEYYSEYSNMVDSLHITPRMMIHHKGFKVNNTYGLSLNIKNTGLYPRLLNITSDSPEDTSISIPELDLHRYLDTDESLEVKIWIRATSKRDINRRRHILVECFHPNIIFQVPIVVLDKLKYPSISDTITFPSCVPGNKTHYEMIIYNPTKDRVRVRYRNTNRGLEITDNNKDILPPKDYARLLLVIQPKKLNVYRGFFNVKFGVLPPKPVMFAFTPKSMSVHLNMGSVVFGMTKFSREETRSVTVCNETPHEVQVSGQFYSEPAAAAKEKESNSFDGEERISNKMIEDAVSMHSVLLYDFEERTSVQNVQIDVEALKHFDFAVPSRISAGASTEIKLAFRPSYDADNPFPDEVEPPYFQRTKITFCFSDAEECIESHNVILSGLIGGIDMEFHPKVIDFRKIYLGEEHCAQIKVLNVDDVPAKVVYKDCSEPEVCGIRVTPAEGFLLEPCTRGIFNISFYSLFPSRFQNTVRFKVENGAHYKILIKGTGQPVQLRTFPQLVEFGSIPIAVPQKRYMLLMNPLAVPITLQVKPTDDGEETPLVLNIRSSTEMLPITVRDPIRHLQQVHEDLQNQEPEEHREIRLTTTESEILSIKSVKESESVYSLEFEEEVMEPIPQMAAHLLTNLKKQKIFDKSETDRRVIQEALMGLLTTKYFSVFTKHNNYIFMDWNALPSDPREVFCDNEIIYLRPNTGRSITILLIPNKVGYFHRSLSVRICPAVATSGDSSDDHPIMKTLIKSEFLCSKLWFEYNCVVPEILWSNLVDLSHRTIYAGEDYNFEMTFSNRSIIGAFLHYDVIPTDMTFRDGTWKFFIDGGSEITAKCAVTFRSLGSTRLSGLVKIVGANRPYAFHLFANVLPTEIRVSPMYVHQRLQVYEKSVVHFYIDNYTPTHTKLSMRLKDIEYQYLTSRGGALASTGQSMYTTLVSLFTDPDLYQNTLYIDLQFDNVMMIPITFLVEGVPLYFEPDIRKGFDAGLLYTDTKEQFQEGFYQHRFPIRVINKGRRAYRILIIRLNTYGPGANVTSGCATNALTSRFDMEPKNLYMSPSYESQLEIMASSYVEGYATGDFLLQVIDQKYPQRKHIIRIRASAEFVDCQLIWIPKQLNINYKSCEPLKERSYVETPLLVNPCSPPIHEVSLQVTGPFRIKEFYEHTYEKEIRISLGGAERKEIFVILNRGALKPLLCRHIEGRINVMAMGRQLKSLPLRVAVMVPDVVILQPELVLFDRGKPYDSSINLVNQGCMPAEFKWRRLGTTEVFIGDEDDPDGIAADILSEILRMLEYDFSCEDQPNMTKRYQECRCQFRRFEENGDFILEILDEVINEMDLRHRPLLFPPKDPPEDEEDRDQSSSSVVRETISDILNRLHLDSSDQWSEPSSEYCFASRYIYFYEKRGIVEDADLECKLYLPHIRRSHEMRSVFELTLLGGRSQRFTVTLVNLPQKIKFHKDSIYMGVKPWYESFDTTVRVTNLTKYPLQLVVVEMKTPPPKASKEPPHEKRLVDGYCKMTTSDMLSLGPLGADQIRVKGILGFSESFKHSFGAMVNNSDSNYFWLRGQGVMPMLEMASPLPMTPLDPLEVEEEYRMLQRIYHYEIFRSITEVDEEPKPAAGEEENQVEDKVSVSEDFSMLSSSGSEMSSGRKDLHDLQLFRMVHTYVMVNNNQELPHATVLRQLILAERYLKRLRLKPELYALHQQVYLTYQKMHKAPGLMQPAMVKHFTIQPIPCEQHGYVLDLGSLSRNTVRRFQLKLHFFGPGKLIAAARTAVRIPGLYVDFNVTDARHADKKFSFWAEKCTALEYFKEKYRNMLERLLDAEQDPKLKHAHSFDLDKMVKHQRDLAPKDRRLIEEYYNSLNPSVYPDHKHHFTLAKIFSGCLSNYSGVDVTMVGFFKPESRFYAKDQLLEDYLFIDLHMGPTLPVLLKGVIVS from the exons ATGTCTCAATCGGAGATGAATTCCACGAGATTGCCCTCGGGAACAGAGGCCAAGATTAGAAAAAACTCGAAGGATCGGGTCTTAAAACCGCCAACACGCAGTAGCAAATTGAGGCGCCAATTTCAATGTTGCATCGCCAAGGAGT ACTACAGTGAGTACTCGAACATGGTGGACTCGCTGCACATCACGCCGCGAATGATGATCCACCACAAGGGCTTTAAGGTCAACAACACGTACGGGCTGTCGCTGAACATAAAAAACACCGGACTT TACCCCCGCTTGCTTAACATAACCAGCGATAGTCCTGAGGATACGTCGATTTCCATACCGGAACTGGACCTACATCGCTACTTGGACACCGATGAGTCGCTGGAGGTAAAGATCTGGATCCGAGCGACTTCCAAAAGAGATATCAACCGCCGACGCCACATCCTGGTTGAGTGCTTTCACCCAAACATCATCTTCCAAGTGCCCATAGTTG TTCTGGACAAGCTGAAGTATCCCTCGATCAGCGACACCATCACCTTCCCCAGCTGTGTGCCCGGCAACAAGACGCACTACGAGATGATCATCTACAACCCCACCAAAGATCGGGTTCGAGTGCGTTACAGAAA TACCAATCGGGGACTGGAGATCACTGACAACAATAAGGATATTCTTCCGCCGAAGGATTATGCAAGGCTTTTGCTAGTCATCCAGCCAAAGAAGCTGAACGTCTACAGGGGCTTTTTCAACGTCAAGTTTGGAGTGT TGCCTCCCAAGCCGGTAATGTTTGCGTTCACGCCCAAGTCGATGTCGGTCCACCTTAACATGGGAAGTGTGGTCTTTGGGATGACCAAGTTTTCGCGTGAGGAAACGCGCTCGGTGACCGTGTGCAACGAGACTCCCCACGAGGTGCAGGTCTCTGGCCAGTTTTACTCGGAGCCGGCTGCAGCGGCGAAGGAGAAGGAAAGCAATAGCTTCGACGGGGAGGAGAGGATCTCCAACAAAATGATCGAAGATGCCGTCAGCATGCACAGCGTACTGCTCTACGACTTTGAGGAGCGCACGAGTGTGCAGAATGTCCAGATTGATGTGGAGGCGCTCAAGCACTTTGACTTCGCCGTGCCAAGCAGGATCTCGGCGGGGGCTTCGACGGAGATCAAGTTGGCCTTCCGGCCGAGCTATGATGCCGACAACCCGTTTCCGGACGAGGTAGAGCCGCCGTACTTCCAGCGCACCAAGATCACTTTTTGTTTCAGCGACGCCGAGGAGTGCATAGAGTCGCACAACGTGATCCTCTCTGGCTTAATCGGCGGCATCGACATGGAGTTCCATCCGAAGGTGATTGACTTCCGGAAGATCTACCTGGGCGAAGAGCACTGCGCCCAGATCAAAGTTCTCAATGTTGATG ACGTGCCTGCCAAAGTGGTCTATAAGGATTGCTCCGAACCGGAAGTTTGCGGAATTCGCGTGACCCCTGCAGAAGGCTTCCTGCTGGAGCCCTGCACACGTGGCATCTTCAACATATCCTTCTACTCCTTGTTTCCCTCCCGGTTCCAGAACACGGTGCGCTTCAAGGTGGAGAATGGGGCCCACTACAAAATATTGATCAA GGGCACAGGACAGCCGGTGCAGCTGCGCACCTTTCCGCAACTGGTGGAGTTCGGGAGCATTCCGATTGCCGTGCCCCAGAAGCGGTACATGCTGCTGATGAATCCCCTGGCTGTGCCCATCACGCTCCAGGTGAAACCCACCGACGATGGTGAGGAAACACCGCTGGTACTGAATATACGCAGCTCCACGGAGATGTTGCCCATCACAGTGAGGGATCCCATACGGCACCTGCAGCAGGTGCACGAGGACCTGCAGAACCAGGAGCCGGAGGAGCATAGGGAAATCCGCCTGACAACCACCGAGTCGgaaattttatcaataaaGTCTGTCAAGGAGAGCGAGTCCGTCTACAGCTTGGAGTTCGAAGAGGAAGTGATGG AACCCATTCCGCAGATGGCCGCCCATCTGCTGACCAACCTGAAGAAGCAGAAGATCTTCGACAAGTCGGAGACGGATCGTCGAGTTATTCAAGAGGCTCTAATGGGTCTGCTCACCACAAAGTACTTCTCCGTGTTCACCAAGCACAACAACTACATATTCATGGACTGGAACGCTCTGCCCAGCGATCCACGAGAAGTGTTCTGTGACAACGAGATTATTTATCTTCGTCCCAACACGGGACGTAGCATCACCATCCTTTTGATACCCAACAAGGTGGGCTACTTTCATAGATCCCTGTCCGTGCGGATCTGTCCCGCCGTGGCTACTTCTGGGGACTCCAGCGACGATCACCCTATTATGAAAACGCTTATCAAGTCGGAGTTTCTCTGCTCGAAGCTGTGGTTTGAGTACAACTGCGTGGTCCCCGAGATCTTATGGTCCAACTTGGTGGACCTCTCTCACCGCACCATTTACGCCGGCGAGGACTACAACTTTGAGATGACCTTCTCCAACCGCTCCATTATAGGCGCCTTCCTTCACTACGACGTCATT CCCACCGATATGACCTTTCGTGATGGCACCTGGAAATTCTTCATCGACGGCGGATCGGAGATAACTGCGAAGTGCGCGGTGACCTTCCGATCCCTGGGGAGCACCCGACTGTCGGGTCTGGTGAAGATCGTGGGCGCCAATCGCCCATACGCCTTCCATCTGTTCGCCAACGTTCTGCCCACGGAGATCAGGGTTTCGCCGATGTATGTTCACCAGCGTCTGCAGGTCTACGAAAAGAGCGTGGTGCACTTCTATATCGACAACTATACGCCCACGCACACAAAGCTCAGCATGAGATTG AAAGATATAGAATACCAGTATCTGACATCGAGGGGCGGAGCCCTGGCGTCCACTGGTCAGAGCATGTACACCACCCTGGTGTCGCTGTTTACGGACCCCGATCTGTACCAGAATACCCTGTATATCGACCTGCAGTTCGACAATGTGATGATGATCCCGATCACCTTTCTGGTTGAAGGGGTGCCGCTGTACTTTGAGCCCGATATCCGGAAAGGTTTCGATGCCGGATTGCTATACACCGACACCAAGGAGCAGTTCCAAGAGGGCTTCTACCAGCACCGCTTTCCCATCCGGGTGATCAACAAGGGCCGGCGTGCCTACCGCATCCTCATCATCCGGTTGAATACCTATGGACCGGGGGCCAATGTCACGTCGGGCTGCGCCACCAACGCCTTGACCTCCCGCTTCGACATGGAGCCGAAGAACCTCTACATGTCGCCCAGTTACGAAAGTCAGCTGGAGATCATGGCCAGCTCCTATGTGGAGGGTTACGCCACCGGTGACTTCCTGCTGCAGGTCATCGACCAGAAGTACCCGCAGCGCAAGCACATCATAAGGATCAGGGCCTCTGCGGAGTTCGTGGACTGCCAGCTGATCTGGATCCCCAAGCAG CTAAACATTAACTACAAGAGCTGTGAACCCCTTAAAGAGCGATCCTATGTGGAGACGCCACTGCTGGTGAATCCCTGTTCGCCGCCCATCCACGAGGTTTCGCTCCAGGTGACGGGTCCCTTCAGGATCAAGGAGTTCTACGAGCACACCTACGAAAAAGAGATTCGGATCAGTTTAGGTGGCGCAGAGCGAAAGGAGATCTTTGTGATCCTCAACAGAGGAGCTCTGAAACCACTACTCTGTCGCCACATCGAGGGACGAATCAATGTGATGGCGATGGGCAGGCAACTGAAGTCCTTGCCCCTCCGGGTGGCAGTAATGGTGCCTGATGTGGTGATCCTGCAGCCCGAACTGGTTCTCTTCGACCGCGGCAAGCCGTACGATAGCAGCATCAACCTGGTCAACCAGGGCTGCATGCCAGCCGAGTTCAAGTGGAGGCGACTGGGGACCACTGAGGTCTTCATTGGCGACGAGGATGACCCGGATGGCATTGCTGCGGACATCCTGTCCGAGATTCTGCGCATGCTGGAGTACGACTTCAGCTGCGAGGACCAGCCGAATATGACCAAGAGGTATCAAGAGTGCCGCTGCCAGTTTCGTCGTTTCGAGGAGAATGGCGATTTCATTCTGGAGATTCTGGATGAGGTTATCAACGAAATGGATCTGAGGCACCGGCCATTGCTCTTCCCGCCCAAGGATCCCCCCGAGGATGAGGAGGACAGGGATCAGAGCTCGTCGAGCGTGGTGCGGGAAACCATCTCGGACATCCTCAACCGCCTGCACCTCGACTCCAGCGACCAGTGGTCCGAGCCCTCCTCCGAGTACTGCTTCGCCAGTCGCTACATCTACTTCTACGAGAAGCGGGGCATCGTGGAGGACGCGGATCTGGAGTGCAAGCTCTACCTGCCGCACATCCGGCGGAGCCACGAGATGCGGTCCGTCTTCGAGTTGACCCTCCTGGGTGGACGGAGCCAGCGGTTCACCGTCACGCTGGTCAATCTGCCGCAGAAGATCAAGTTCCACAAGGACAGCATCTACATGGGTGTCAAG ccCTGGTACGAGTCCTTCGATACGACGGTGCGTGTCACCAACTTGACCAAGTATCCGCTCCAGTTGGTTGTCGTCGAGATGAAGACCCCGCCTCCTAAGGCGTCCAAGGAGCCCCCACACGAGAAGCGCCTGGTGGATGGCTACTGCAAGATGACGACCAGCGATATGCTGAGCCTGGGGCCACTTGGAGCGGATCAGATCCGGGTGAAGGGCATCCTCGGATTCAGCGAGAGTTTCAAGCACTCCTTCGGAGCGATGGTCAACAACAGCGACTCCAACTACTTTTGGCTGCGGGGCCAGGGCGTGATGCCCATGCTGGAGATGGCATCCCCGCTGCCCATGACTCCTTTGGATCCTCtggaggtggaggaggagtACCGAATGCTGCAGAGGATTTACCACTACGAGATCTTCCGTTCCATCACAGAGGTGGATGAAGAGCCCAAACCTGCAGCAGGTGAGGAGGAGAACCAAGTGGAGGACAAAGTCTCCGTAAGCGAGGACTTTTCCATGCTGTCCTCCAGCGGTTCTGAAATGTCCTCCGGCCGAAAGGACCTCCACGACCTGCAACTCTTCCGCATGGTGCACACCTACGTGATGGTGAATAACAACCAGGAACTGCCGCATGCCACTGTCCTGAGACAACTGATCCTGGCGGAGAGGTACTTAAAGCGGCTCCGCCTGAAACCCGAGCTGTATGCGTTGCATCAGCAGGTCTACCTCACCTACCAGAAGATGCACAAAGCTCCGGGACTCATGCAGCCGGCGATGGTGAAGCACTTCACAATTCAACCCATTCCCTGCGAGCAGCACGGCTACGTCCTGGACTTGGGTTCCCTGAGCAGGAACACGGTGCGAAGGTTCCAGCTGAAGCTGCACTTCTTCGGACCCGGCAAACTCATCGCAGCGGCACGTACGGCAGTCAGGATTCCGGGCCTATATGTGGACTTTAACGTCACGGATGCCAGGCA TGCTGATAAAAAGTTCTCCTTCTGGGCTGAGAAGTGCACGGCACTGGAGTACTTCAAGGAGAAGTACAGAAATATGCTTGAGCGCCTGCTGGACGCGGAGCAGGATCCCAAGCTGAAGCACGCCCACTCTTTTGACCTGGACAAGATGGTGAAGCACCAGCGAGACCTGGCGCCAAAGGACCGGCGTCTGATCGAGGAGTACTACAACAGCCTGAATCCCTCCGTTTATCCGGACCACAAGCACCACTTCACCCTGGCCAAGATCTTCTCGGGCTGCCTGTCCAACTACTCCGGAGTGGACGTGACGATGGTCGGATTCTTTAAGCCAGAGTCGCGCTTCTATGCGAAGGATCAGCTGCTGGAGGACTACCTGTTCATCGAT TTGCACATGGGTCCGACTCTTCCCGTCCTACTGAAAGGCGTCATCGTTTCCTAG
- the LOC108029238 gene encoding uncharacterized protein LOC108029238 isoform X2 — MIIYNPTKDRVRVRYRNTNRGLEITDNNKDILPPKDYARLLLVIQPKKLNVYRGFFNVKFGVLPPKPVMFAFTPKSMSVHLNMGSVVFGMTKFSREETRSVTVCNETPHEVQVSGQFYSEPAAAAKEKESNSFDGEERISNKMIEDAVSMHSVLLYDFEERTSVQNVQIDVEALKHFDFAVPSRISAGASTEIKLAFRPSYDADNPFPDEVEPPYFQRTKITFCFSDAEECIESHNVILSGLIGGIDMEFHPKVIDFRKIYLGEEHCAQIKVLNVDDVPAKVVYKDCSEPEVCGIRVTPAEGFLLEPCTRGIFNISFYSLFPSRFQNTVRFKVENGAHYKILIKGTGQPVQLRTFPQLVEFGSIPIAVPQKRYMLLMNPLAVPITLQVKPTDDGEETPLVLNIRSSTEMLPITVRDPIRHLQQVHEDLQNQEPEEHREIRLTTTESEILSIKSVKESESVYSLEFEEEVMEPIPQMAAHLLTNLKKQKIFDKSETDRRVIQEALMGLLTTKYFSVFTKHNNYIFMDWNALPSDPREVFCDNEIIYLRPNTGRSITILLIPNKVGYFHRSLSVRICPAVATSGDSSDDHPIMKTLIKSEFLCSKLWFEYNCVVPEILWSNLVDLSHRTIYAGEDYNFEMTFSNRSIIGAFLHYDVIPTDMTFRDGTWKFFIDGGSEITAKCAVTFRSLGSTRLSGLVKIVGANRPYAFHLFANVLPTEIRVSPMYVHQRLQVYEKSVVHFYIDNYTPTHTKLSMRLKDIEYQYLTSRGGALASTGQSMYTTLVSLFTDPDLYQNTLYIDLQFDNVMMIPITFLVEGVPLYFEPDIRKGFDAGLLYTDTKEQFQEGFYQHRFPIRVINKGRRAYRILIIRLNTYGPGANVTSGCATNALTSRFDMEPKNLYMSPSYESQLEIMASSYVEGYATGDFLLQVIDQKYPQRKHIIRIRASAEFVDCQLIWIPKQLNINYKSCEPLKERSYVETPLLVNPCSPPIHEVSLQVTGPFRIKEFYEHTYEKEIRISLGGAERKEIFVILNRGALKPLLCRHIEGRINVMAMGRQLKSLPLRVAVMVPDVVILQPELVLFDRGKPYDSSINLVNQGCMPAEFKWRRLGTTEVFIGDEDDPDGIAADILSEILRMLEYDFSCEDQPNMTKRYQECRCQFRRFEENGDFILEILDEVINEMDLRHRPLLFPPKDPPEDEEDRDQSSSSVVRETISDILNRLHLDSSDQWSEPSSEYCFASRYIYFYEKRGIVEDADLECKLYLPHIRRSHEMRSVFELTLLGGRSQRFTVTLVNLPQKIKFHKDSIYMGVKPWYESFDTTVRVTNLTKYPLQLVVVEMKTPPPKASKEPPHEKRLVDGYCKMTTSDMLSLGPLGADQIRVKGILGFSESFKHSFGAMVNNSDSNYFWLRGQGVMPMLEMASPLPMTPLDPLEVEEEYRMLQRIYHYEIFRSITEVDEEPKPAAGEEENQVEDKVSVSEDFSMLSSSGSEMSSGRKDLHDLQLFRMVHTYVMVNNNQELPHATVLRQLILAERYLKRLRLKPELYALHQQVYLTYQKMHKAPGLMQPAMVKHFTIQPIPCEQHGYVLDLGSLSRNTVRRFQLKLHFFGPGKLIAAARTAVRIPGLYVDFNVTDARHADKKFSFWAEKCTALEYFKEKYRNMLERLLDAEQDPKLKHAHSFDLDKMVKHQRDLAPKDRRLIEEYYNSLNPSVYPDHKHHFTLAKIFSGCLSNYSGVDVTMVGFFKPESRFYAKDQLLEDYLFIDLHMGPTLPVLLKGVIVS; from the exons ATGATCATCTACAACCCCACCAAAGATCGGGTTCGAGTGCGTTACAGAAA TACCAATCGGGGACTGGAGATCACTGACAACAATAAGGATATTCTTCCGCCGAAGGATTATGCAAGGCTTTTGCTAGTCATCCAGCCAAAGAAGCTGAACGTCTACAGGGGCTTTTTCAACGTCAAGTTTGGAGTGT TGCCTCCCAAGCCGGTAATGTTTGCGTTCACGCCCAAGTCGATGTCGGTCCACCTTAACATGGGAAGTGTGGTCTTTGGGATGACCAAGTTTTCGCGTGAGGAAACGCGCTCGGTGACCGTGTGCAACGAGACTCCCCACGAGGTGCAGGTCTCTGGCCAGTTTTACTCGGAGCCGGCTGCAGCGGCGAAGGAGAAGGAAAGCAATAGCTTCGACGGGGAGGAGAGGATCTCCAACAAAATGATCGAAGATGCCGTCAGCATGCACAGCGTACTGCTCTACGACTTTGAGGAGCGCACGAGTGTGCAGAATGTCCAGATTGATGTGGAGGCGCTCAAGCACTTTGACTTCGCCGTGCCAAGCAGGATCTCGGCGGGGGCTTCGACGGAGATCAAGTTGGCCTTCCGGCCGAGCTATGATGCCGACAACCCGTTTCCGGACGAGGTAGAGCCGCCGTACTTCCAGCGCACCAAGATCACTTTTTGTTTCAGCGACGCCGAGGAGTGCATAGAGTCGCACAACGTGATCCTCTCTGGCTTAATCGGCGGCATCGACATGGAGTTCCATCCGAAGGTGATTGACTTCCGGAAGATCTACCTGGGCGAAGAGCACTGCGCCCAGATCAAAGTTCTCAATGTTGATG ACGTGCCTGCCAAAGTGGTCTATAAGGATTGCTCCGAACCGGAAGTTTGCGGAATTCGCGTGACCCCTGCAGAAGGCTTCCTGCTGGAGCCCTGCACACGTGGCATCTTCAACATATCCTTCTACTCCTTGTTTCCCTCCCGGTTCCAGAACACGGTGCGCTTCAAGGTGGAGAATGGGGCCCACTACAAAATATTGATCAA GGGCACAGGACAGCCGGTGCAGCTGCGCACCTTTCCGCAACTGGTGGAGTTCGGGAGCATTCCGATTGCCGTGCCCCAGAAGCGGTACATGCTGCTGATGAATCCCCTGGCTGTGCCCATCACGCTCCAGGTGAAACCCACCGACGATGGTGAGGAAACACCGCTGGTACTGAATATACGCAGCTCCACGGAGATGTTGCCCATCACAGTGAGGGATCCCATACGGCACCTGCAGCAGGTGCACGAGGACCTGCAGAACCAGGAGCCGGAGGAGCATAGGGAAATCCGCCTGACAACCACCGAGTCGgaaattttatcaataaaGTCTGTCAAGGAGAGCGAGTCCGTCTACAGCTTGGAGTTCGAAGAGGAAGTGATGG AACCCATTCCGCAGATGGCCGCCCATCTGCTGACCAACCTGAAGAAGCAGAAGATCTTCGACAAGTCGGAGACGGATCGTCGAGTTATTCAAGAGGCTCTAATGGGTCTGCTCACCACAAAGTACTTCTCCGTGTTCACCAAGCACAACAACTACATATTCATGGACTGGAACGCTCTGCCCAGCGATCCACGAGAAGTGTTCTGTGACAACGAGATTATTTATCTTCGTCCCAACACGGGACGTAGCATCACCATCCTTTTGATACCCAACAAGGTGGGCTACTTTCATAGATCCCTGTCCGTGCGGATCTGTCCCGCCGTGGCTACTTCTGGGGACTCCAGCGACGATCACCCTATTATGAAAACGCTTATCAAGTCGGAGTTTCTCTGCTCGAAGCTGTGGTTTGAGTACAACTGCGTGGTCCCCGAGATCTTATGGTCCAACTTGGTGGACCTCTCTCACCGCACCATTTACGCCGGCGAGGACTACAACTTTGAGATGACCTTCTCCAACCGCTCCATTATAGGCGCCTTCCTTCACTACGACGTCATT CCCACCGATATGACCTTTCGTGATGGCACCTGGAAATTCTTCATCGACGGCGGATCGGAGATAACTGCGAAGTGCGCGGTGACCTTCCGATCCCTGGGGAGCACCCGACTGTCGGGTCTGGTGAAGATCGTGGGCGCCAATCGCCCATACGCCTTCCATCTGTTCGCCAACGTTCTGCCCACGGAGATCAGGGTTTCGCCGATGTATGTTCACCAGCGTCTGCAGGTCTACGAAAAGAGCGTGGTGCACTTCTATATCGACAACTATACGCCCACGCACACAAAGCTCAGCATGAGATTG AAAGATATAGAATACCAGTATCTGACATCGAGGGGCGGAGCCCTGGCGTCCACTGGTCAGAGCATGTACACCACCCTGGTGTCGCTGTTTACGGACCCCGATCTGTACCAGAATACCCTGTATATCGACCTGCAGTTCGACAATGTGATGATGATCCCGATCACCTTTCTGGTTGAAGGGGTGCCGCTGTACTTTGAGCCCGATATCCGGAAAGGTTTCGATGCCGGATTGCTATACACCGACACCAAGGAGCAGTTCCAAGAGGGCTTCTACCAGCACCGCTTTCCCATCCGGGTGATCAACAAGGGCCGGCGTGCCTACCGCATCCTCATCATCCGGTTGAATACCTATGGACCGGGGGCCAATGTCACGTCGGGCTGCGCCACCAACGCCTTGACCTCCCGCTTCGACATGGAGCCGAAGAACCTCTACATGTCGCCCAGTTACGAAAGTCAGCTGGAGATCATGGCCAGCTCCTATGTGGAGGGTTACGCCACCGGTGACTTCCTGCTGCAGGTCATCGACCAGAAGTACCCGCAGCGCAAGCACATCATAAGGATCAGGGCCTCTGCGGAGTTCGTGGACTGCCAGCTGATCTGGATCCCCAAGCAG CTAAACATTAACTACAAGAGCTGTGAACCCCTTAAAGAGCGATCCTATGTGGAGACGCCACTGCTGGTGAATCCCTGTTCGCCGCCCATCCACGAGGTTTCGCTCCAGGTGACGGGTCCCTTCAGGATCAAGGAGTTCTACGAGCACACCTACGAAAAAGAGATTCGGATCAGTTTAGGTGGCGCAGAGCGAAAGGAGATCTTTGTGATCCTCAACAGAGGAGCTCTGAAACCACTACTCTGTCGCCACATCGAGGGACGAATCAATGTGATGGCGATGGGCAGGCAACTGAAGTCCTTGCCCCTCCGGGTGGCAGTAATGGTGCCTGATGTGGTGATCCTGCAGCCCGAACTGGTTCTCTTCGACCGCGGCAAGCCGTACGATAGCAGCATCAACCTGGTCAACCAGGGCTGCATGCCAGCCGAGTTCAAGTGGAGGCGACTGGGGACCACTGAGGTCTTCATTGGCGACGAGGATGACCCGGATGGCATTGCTGCGGACATCCTGTCCGAGATTCTGCGCATGCTGGAGTACGACTTCAGCTGCGAGGACCAGCCGAATATGACCAAGAGGTATCAAGAGTGCCGCTGCCAGTTTCGTCGTTTCGAGGAGAATGGCGATTTCATTCTGGAGATTCTGGATGAGGTTATCAACGAAATGGATCTGAGGCACCGGCCATTGCTCTTCCCGCCCAAGGATCCCCCCGAGGATGAGGAGGACAGGGATCAGAGCTCGTCGAGCGTGGTGCGGGAAACCATCTCGGACATCCTCAACCGCCTGCACCTCGACTCCAGCGACCAGTGGTCCGAGCCCTCCTCCGAGTACTGCTTCGCCAGTCGCTACATCTACTTCTACGAGAAGCGGGGCATCGTGGAGGACGCGGATCTGGAGTGCAAGCTCTACCTGCCGCACATCCGGCGGAGCCACGAGATGCGGTCCGTCTTCGAGTTGACCCTCCTGGGTGGACGGAGCCAGCGGTTCACCGTCACGCTGGTCAATCTGCCGCAGAAGATCAAGTTCCACAAGGACAGCATCTACATGGGTGTCAAG ccCTGGTACGAGTCCTTCGATACGACGGTGCGTGTCACCAACTTGACCAAGTATCCGCTCCAGTTGGTTGTCGTCGAGATGAAGACCCCGCCTCCTAAGGCGTCCAAGGAGCCCCCACACGAGAAGCGCCTGGTGGATGGCTACTGCAAGATGACGACCAGCGATATGCTGAGCCTGGGGCCACTTGGAGCGGATCAGATCCGGGTGAAGGGCATCCTCGGATTCAGCGAGAGTTTCAAGCACTCCTTCGGAGCGATGGTCAACAACAGCGACTCCAACTACTTTTGGCTGCGGGGCCAGGGCGTGATGCCCATGCTGGAGATGGCATCCCCGCTGCCCATGACTCCTTTGGATCCTCtggaggtggaggaggagtACCGAATGCTGCAGAGGATTTACCACTACGAGATCTTCCGTTCCATCACAGAGGTGGATGAAGAGCCCAAACCTGCAGCAGGTGAGGAGGAGAACCAAGTGGAGGACAAAGTCTCCGTAAGCGAGGACTTTTCCATGCTGTCCTCCAGCGGTTCTGAAATGTCCTCCGGCCGAAAGGACCTCCACGACCTGCAACTCTTCCGCATGGTGCACACCTACGTGATGGTGAATAACAACCAGGAACTGCCGCATGCCACTGTCCTGAGACAACTGATCCTGGCGGAGAGGTACTTAAAGCGGCTCCGCCTGAAACCCGAGCTGTATGCGTTGCATCAGCAGGTCTACCTCACCTACCAGAAGATGCACAAAGCTCCGGGACTCATGCAGCCGGCGATGGTGAAGCACTTCACAATTCAACCCATTCCCTGCGAGCAGCACGGCTACGTCCTGGACTTGGGTTCCCTGAGCAGGAACACGGTGCGAAGGTTCCAGCTGAAGCTGCACTTCTTCGGACCCGGCAAACTCATCGCAGCGGCACGTACGGCAGTCAGGATTCCGGGCCTATATGTGGACTTTAACGTCACGGATGCCAGGCA TGCTGATAAAAAGTTCTCCTTCTGGGCTGAGAAGTGCACGGCACTGGAGTACTTCAAGGAGAAGTACAGAAATATGCTTGAGCGCCTGCTGGACGCGGAGCAGGATCCCAAGCTGAAGCACGCCCACTCTTTTGACCTGGACAAGATGGTGAAGCACCAGCGAGACCTGGCGCCAAAGGACCGGCGTCTGATCGAGGAGTACTACAACAGCCTGAATCCCTCCGTTTATCCGGACCACAAGCACCACTTCACCCTGGCCAAGATCTTCTCGGGCTGCCTGTCCAACTACTCCGGAGTGGACGTGACGATGGTCGGATTCTTTAAGCCAGAGTCGCGCTTCTATGCGAAGGATCAGCTGCTGGAGGACTACCTGTTCATCGAT TTGCACATGGGTCCGACTCTTCCCGTCCTACTGAAAGGCGTCATCGTTTCCTAG